In Mus musculus strain C57BL/6J chromosome 1, GRCm38.p6 C57BL/6J, a single genomic region encodes these proteins:
- the Cenpl gene encoding centromere protein L, giving the protein MDSCDFRGLTSRRRTSNLKNYFVGATPLQKRLELVRRQNSDFPSPSRRKIPQCSQLQEDIDPQKVAFLLHKQWTIYSLTPLYKFSYSNLKDYSRLLSAFIVAEKQKGVAVEVGEDFNIKVIFSTLLGVKGTQRDHEAFLVQILSKSQSSREHREDKVLWTGWFCCVFGESLQETVSEDFTCLPLFLANGAESNTSLIRDWFQKTFDCCFSPLAISAFNLSWMAAMWTACKMDRYMATTEFLWSVPCSPQSLDISYAIHPEDAKALWESVHKTPGEVTQEEVDLFMNCLYSHFHRHFKIHLAATRLVRVSTSVASAHTDGKIKILCHKYLIGVLAYMTELAIFQIE; this is encoded by the exons ATGGATTCCTGTGATTTTCGAGGACTGACTTCTAGACGAAGGACCTCAAATCTTAAGAACTACTTTGTAGGTGCCACCCCTCTGCAGAAACGACTGGAATTGGTCAGGAGGCAGAATTCAGATTTTCCCAGTCCATCTCGAAGGAAAATTCCCCAGTGTTCACAGTTGCAG gaagaTATCGATCCTCAGAAGGTTGCATTTCTCCTCCACAAACAGTGGACTATATATAGTTTAACTCCCTTGTATAAATTCTCCTATTCTAATCTCAAAGACTATTCTAGACTTCTAAGTGCATTTATTGTTGCCGAAAAGCAAAAAGGAGTAGCTGTGGAAGTGGGAGAAGACTTCAACATCAAAGTGATTTTCTCCACTCTACTTGGAGTGAAAGGGACACAAAGGGACCATGAAGCGTTTCTTGTCCAG ATTCTCTCAAAATCTCAGTCATCACGTGAACACAGAGAAGATAAAGTGTTGTGGACTGGTTGGTTCTGTTGTGTGTTTGGAGAGAGTCTTCAGGAGACTGTCTCAGAAGACTTCACCTGTCTACCCTTATTCCTTGCAAATGGAGCGGAGTCCAATACATCTTTAATCAGAGACTGGTTTCAGAAAACCTTTGACTGTTGCTTCAGTCCTTTAGCAATCAGTGCGTTTAATCTTTCCTGGATGGCTGCTATGTGGACAGCATGCAAAATGGACCGTTATATGGCTACTACTGAATTTCTTTGGTCTGTGCCCTGTAGCCCACAGAGCTTAGATATTTCTTATGcaatacatccagaagatgcaaAAGCTTTATGGGAAAGTGTCCACAAAACCCCTGGGGAGGTTACCCAGGAGGAAGTTGACTTATTTATGAACTGCCTTTATTCACATTTCCATAGGCATTTCAAAATTCACTTAGCAGCCACAAGATTGGTTCGTGTCTCAACATCTGTAGCTTCAGCACACACTGATGGGAAAATAAAG attCTGTGTCATAAATACCTTATTGGTGTGTTGGCATATATGACAGAACTGGCAATTTTTCAAATTGAATGA